The uncultured Mailhella sp. genome segment TCTGTCGGCGAGGGCCCGGCCCTTTTCCAGAAGTCTGTCCACCTCCTCGTTGCAGAAACCCACGAAGTTGAGTCCGTGCCCCTCGGCGGCGGAAGAATGCCACACGTCGTAGATGTCCGGGTCGTCAAGAATGTTCCACGCCAGAATCAGGGCGTCGAACTTTCTCGTATCGACGAATTCCTTCAGGAAGGCGGCCCATTCCACCGTCCTGATGGAGACCTTCACGCCGACGGCCCGGAACATCTGCTGAAGAATGACGGCGACTTTGATGCGCTCGTTGTTGCCCTGGTTCACCAGTATGGTGAACTCGAAGGGCAGGCCGTCCTTTTCCAGAATTCCGTCCTTTCCCATCGTCCACCCCGCCTCGGCAAGCAGGCGGCGCGCACGCTCAGGGTCATAATCATACGCCTTGAGCGACGTGTTGTACACCCATGTTCCGGGCTTGTAGGGGCCGAACGCGGGCTCTCCCATGCCCAGGAGCGCTCCCTTGATGATTCCCTTTCTGTCGATGGCGCAGGAAAGGGCCTGCCGCACCCTCCTGTCCTTGAAGAAGGGGCTTTTCTGATTCAGTCCGAGATACGTGTAGCCGGAAGCGAGATACTTGTACTTGCGCCAGTTTTTTTCCCACCATTCGCCCTGGGTCTGACGCAGATACTGCTGCGGCGAAAGCCCCACGAAATCGAGCTTGCCTGCGCTGGCTTCGAGAAACATGGTGGTGCTGTCGGGAATGATGCGGTAGATCACCTCGTCGAGGTAGGGGCGGCCCTTGAAATAGCGGTCGTTGGCCTCAAGCACGATACGGCTGCCCGGCTCCCACGACTTGAGCTTGAACGGCCCGGCGCCAATAGGATTTCTCGCGTAGCGCGTGGAGGCGATGTTCTCGTGCTCCAGAATGTGTTTGGGCAGAATGGGATGCATCCAGGTGATGGCCGCGCGGGCGTAGGGAGCATCGTAGCGCACCTCGAAGGACAGGGGACCGGTCTGGCGGTATTCCTTCACGTTGAGGAAGTCCGCGGCGTAGGCGGTGGGCGTTTTCGGGTCCGTCATGAGCCTGTAGGTGAAGGTGACGTCGTCGGCCGTGAGCGGATGCCCGTCCTGCCAGACCAGCCCTTCCTTGAGGCGAAAGCGCATGAAAAGTCCGCCCTCAAGCACTTCCCACTCTTCGGCGGCGCATTTTATTATATTGAAATCCTTGTCGTATTCCAGCGGCGACGTGTAAAGCAGCCCCGCCACCTCGGCCGAAGCGGAATCGGACGCCAGATAGGGAATGAGGTTGGACGGCTCGCCGATGCTGCCCATGAGTATGCTGCCGCCGTACTCGGGCTGCGCCGGAAGAGAAAAATTTTCCTCGGCCGCGCCGCAGATACGGACAAAAAACGCCATGCAGAGCAAAAACGTTGCGGCAAGCCGCAGCGCGGAAGAAAAATAACCTCTCGTTTCAACGCAATATTGCGCCGAAACAGGGGAAAACAACCCGGGACAATGCGGGAAATATAACTTTTTTTTCATGAAAAAAGCCTAGCACAGTTCACTTCTCTTGAAAACTGGGATATTATCGTATAATCCTAGAAGGCAATGGTCGGTATCGCCTTTTTTTGCTCAGGATTTCCGCTTCCGTCGATTTCCCTTCCGACCGTGCCGCACAAGGGTCAGCCTTGTCCATACTTTCTGTCATTTGAGGTCTGTTGCCATGAACCGACGCGAGGAAGTCGCCGCCCGTGGGCTTGCCGAAAACTTCATTCAGAACACCATTCCCGAATATATTACGGAATATGGTCGCGCCATTGAAGCGGAAGGCAATCTCAGCAAATTCACCCTGCGCTTTGAAAACGACGTATGGACGGTGGAAAGCACCGTTCAGGGGGAAGATTTCGAGGCCTACAGCCCGGTGGTCCACATCAATCTTGCCGAACAGCGGGTCGATTCCATGTGCAACTGCATGGAAGCCTTCAACGGTCCCTGTCGTCACGTCGCCGCCACGGCCATACACTTCATCAACTCCCTGGACATCTCAGAAGGCAAGGCCGATCCCGCGCCTGCGCCCCGCGAAGACTGGCGGCAGAGCTTCCGTCACTTCTTCGGCGGCACCTTCGAGCCCGAAACGGGGCGTCATTATTTTCTGTTCCGCTTCTTCCCGGAACCGGGACGCCTGTCCGTGGAGTTCTTCCGCGCCCGTCAGAACAAGACCGGCCTTTCCTCCGTGCGTCAGGAAGTGACGCTCGATCAGATTCTGCGCAATCCCGAATGGTGCGAACATTCGCCGGAACTGCCCGTGGTCTGCCGTCAGATCGCCCAGTATCTCGACTACTACGGCCACCGCGTGGAAATCCCCGACGGGCTGCTTTCCTGGTTCTTCTGGGCCATACGCAAGGAAGACTATCTCTACTGGAAGGACACCGAAATTCCCTGCCGCATCGAAAGCTCTCCCATGGCGCTCAAGCTGCGCCCCTCGCTCGACGACGACGGTCTGCGCTTCGACGTGCTGCTCCAGCGCGAAGGCAAGAAACCGTTTTCCATCATCGACGAAGAGCCCGACGAGAGCGGCGACATTCCCGCTCCCGCGCATGAAGGAGCCACGTTCCACGGACAGATGCCCCTGTGGGTGTGCTGGAATCAGGGCTTCTATCCGGTGCAGACCTGCCTGAACCATCACGTCATTCAGGCGCTGGTTCACAAGGGCCCGGTCATTCCGCAGGAAGACATTCCCGAATTTCTCGACAGGGTGTGGACGAGCCTGCCTGCCTCGGAACTCTACGAGCAGGATGAATTCCTCAAGATCATGGAACCCGTGTTCCAGCCGGCCACGTACAATCCCAAGCTCTTCCTCGACGAAGAAGGCAGCCTGCTTACCCTCGAAGTGCAGAACATCTACGAAACCCTGCACGGCGAATTCACCCTGCCCGGACCGAACCCCGATTTCCAGACCGGCAGTTACGTCTACGAAGGCAAAACCTTCCTCGTGCGCCGCAATCAGGTGGAGGAAAACGCCCTCATCACCCAGCTTTCCGACATGCGCTTCCAGCCGAGAAGCAGCCGCCTGTGGTTCATGGAACCCGAAGAGGCCATTTCCTTCCTGCTCGATTCCTACCCCACCCTGCTGGAAAACTGGCGCGTGTACGGCGAAGCCACGCTCTCGCGCTACAAGGTGCGCGCCTCCACGCCGGTCATCAACGCGAGCGTGGAAAGCAACGAAAAGGAAAAGTGGTTCTCCCTCGACATTTCGGTGGATTACGACGGCCAGAACCTGCCGCTCGACCGCATCTGGAAGGCCTGGCTCAAGGGCAAGCGCTACGTGCAGCTCAAGGACGGCTCCTACGCCTCCCTGCCCGAATCCTGGCTCGAAAAGCTGGCCCACAAGCTCAAGGTGCTCGGCCTTGATCCGGCCAAGCCGCCCAAGCAGAAGTTCAAGCAGTACGAGGCCCCGGTGCTCGACAACCTGCTCGAAGACCTGCCCGGCGCGCTGGAGGATTCCTTCTGGAGCAAGCTGCGCGACAACATCCGCAACTTCCACGAAGTCAAGCAGATAGAAACGCCCAAGGGCCTGCAGGCCTCGCTGCGTCCCTATCAGCTTCAGGGCATCTCGTACCTCAACTTCCTCAACGAGTACGGCTTCGGCGGCATTCTCGCCGACGAAATGGGCCTCGGCAAGACCATCCAGACGCTCGCCTTCGTACAGCACATGGTCAACCACGGCTCGCAGGGCCCCAACCTCATCGTGGTGCCCACCTCCGTGCTGCCCAACTGGGACCGCGAAGCCTCCAAGTTCGTGCCCGGACTTTCGCGCGTCATCGTGTACGGCACGCGCCGCGAAGGACTGTTCCGCAAGATCGCGACGTCCGACCTCGTCATCACCACCTACGCGCTGCTGCGCCGCGACATGGAGGAACTCGAACAGCACGAGTTCAACTCCATCATTCTCGACGAAGCCCAGAACATCAAGAATCCCAACACCATTACCGCCCGCTCCGTGCGGCAGATCAACGCCAAGATGCGCCTCTGCCTCTCGGGCACGCCCATTGAAAACAACCTCTTTGAACTGTGGAGCCTGTTTGAATTCCTCATGCCGGGCTTCCTCGGCAGTCAGCACGCCTTCCAGCGCGGGGTCATCAAGCCCATCAAGGAAGGCGACGCGGAAACCCTCGAATATCTGCGTTCGCGGGTGAAGCCGTTCATTCTGCGCCGCACCAAGGCCGAAGTGGTCAAGGATCTGCCGCCCAAGGTGGAAAACGTCATGTACTGCGCCCTCGAAGAGGAACAGGCCGAACTCTACGCCTCCCTTGCGCGCAAGCTGCGTGAACAGGTGCTCGCCGACGTGGACAAGAAGGGCATGGCCAAGAGCCAGATGTCCATTCTCGACGCCCTGCTCAAGCTGCGTCAGATCTGCTGTCATCCCAAGCTGCTCAAGCTGGACATGCCCGGCTTCAACGCCAACATGCCGTCCGGCAAGTTCGAGGCCTTCAAGGACATGATCCTCGACATCGTGGAAGAAGGTCACAAGGTGCTCGTGTTCTCGCAGTTCGTGCAGATGCTGCAACAGATACGCGCCTGGCTCCAGATGACGGACATCCCCTTCTGCTACCTCGACGGCTCCAGCAAGGACCGTCTGGAACAGGTGGACCGCTTCAACAACACGCCGTCCATCCGGATCTTCCTCATTTCCCTGAAGGCCGGCGGCACGGGCCTCAACCTCACGAGCGCCGACTACGTCATCCACTACGATCCGTGGTGGAACCCCGCCGTGGAAAGCCAGGCCACCGACCGCGCCCACAGAATCGGCCAGTCGCGTCAGGTGTTCTCCTACAAGCTCATCTGTCAGAACACCGTGGAAGAAAAGATTCTGAAGCTCCAGGAAATGAAGCGCGGCGTGGCCGAAGCCGTCATTCCCGGACAGGAATCCTGGAAGTCCCTCACGAGAGAAGACCTCGAAATGCTCTTTGAAGTGTAGCGGATTCCCGCCGACCTCAAGCGGCCCCGCGCGTCTGCGCCGGGCCGCTTTTTTTTGCGTCCGCGCCCCTTGAATTTTCCCGCTCCTGACGTATCGTCCTCGCAGAAACGAACAAGGTCCGCCCTCGGAACGCCGGACTTTTCCCGGCCTTCGCGGTCGAAAAAGCGAAAGCGCCCTTCCGACGCCTGCCCCGCAGTCCCACCCGCGCAGCCGACGCCCGCACCTGCGAATTCGCCTCATGCGTCCGCGAATCCGACGCTCCGACGCCTGCCTCTGCGCCCCGCGCTCACTTGCCGAGCGTCGTGCCGGACGCACCGCCTCCGGGTCGCCTGGGCGCTGCGTGCATCCGTGCTGCGCTCCGCCTGCGGAACCTTGCCGGGATTTTCCCGGTTCTCATTCACCTGCAACCATCCGGGAGCCGCACATGACGCTTACCGAACTGCTTTCCAACGCCAAACACGCCGTCGTTCTTACCGGCGCAGGCATTTCCACCCTTTCCGGCATTCCCGACTTCCGCGGCGCAGGCGGTCTCTACACCCGCACCGACATCGACGCCAACAAGCTCTTCGACCTCGACTACTTCATGAAGGATCCGACCTACTACTACGAGCACTCGAAGGATTTTCTCTACAATCTGGAGGAAAAGGAGCCCAACATCGTTCACAAGACGCTCGCCCGTCTGGAAAAGGAAGGCATCATCCACGCCGTCATCACGCAGAACATCGACCTGCTCCACCAGAAGGCCGGATCGAAAAAGGTGCTGGAACTGCACGGCTCGCCGCTGCTGCACCACTGCCTGCGCTGCGGCAAGAGCTGGACGTTTGAAGAAATCGCCCCCCGCGTGCGCGCCGGCGAAGTGCCCGTGTGCGACAAATGCGGCGGCATCGTGAAACCGGACATCGTGTTCTTCGGCGAAGGACTGCCCGAATACGCCCTCACCGAGGCGGAACGCGAAGCCCGCGCCGCCGACCTCATGCTCGTGCTCGGCACCAGCCTCACCGTGTACCCGGCCGCGGCCGTGCCCGAAATCACCCTCCAGTCCGGCGGCAAAATCGCCATCATCAACCGCGACCCCACCCACCTCGACCGCTACGCCACCTGGATAGGCCGCGACCTGAAAAAGGAAATGGAAGAACTGAAGATTTAAATAAAGATGCGGGGCTCTGCCCCGCTCCCCGTCGGGGGAAATGATTTCCCCCGAACCCCCTCAATTCCGCCTCCACGGCTCCGCCGCTTCGGCGGCCGTCAACAACGGCGGCGCACTCGTCCCGTCATGCTCTGGAGTTCCTTCGACTGAGGGGGTGAAAAAGATGCGGGGCTCCGCCCCGTCCCCCGCCGGGGGAAATGATTTTCCCCGTGCCCCCTCAATTCCGCCTCCCGGCTTCGCCGCTTCGGCGGAAGAACGTTCCTGCCTGGAAAGGGCCCATCGAAAAATATGGCGCTTTTCCGCAGGCAAGACGACTCTGCAAAAAATTTTTTTGCGCGCTTCTGCACATTTTTCGCCGCATTTCGACACAAACACCGACGCGGAAAACGGCAACGCCTCTTTTTTGCTGTTTGGCCTTTCAGCAAAACAGTTTCAGAAACGCCGTCTTTCGACGGCCGGGCTCAGGGAGCCATCATGGCGGTCAGTCGCGCCTGCCGGGCCTGCGCCTTCTTGTCGAGCGTGGCCGACGTGGCCGTCAGAAACTGCCCCAGACAGGACAGCTTGAGCGCATAGTACACATGCAGCCCCCGCTTCTCGTCCGTCACGATCTCGGCGGCCTTCAGTACGGCCAAGTGGCGGGAAATCGTGGACATGTCCGCGCCCACAAGACGCTGCAGTTCCGCCACGCACATCGGGCCGCGCGTCAGCGCCTCGGCCATCATGAGCCGGCTCGGATGCCCGAGCGCCTTGAATATCCTGGCCTGCGCCTCAATATATGATCTGTCCGGCAGACGCCTCGACAGCAGCATGTCCATAGTTCCCCTCCCCATGCCTGTTAGTTGCGTAATTGACAAAATACACAACAAGAATCCCCAGTGTCAACGCTGCAATTCTCTGCTGCTTCTCTGCGACATCGACGCGATATTCACATTTTCGTGAATTTTTTGCCTATTGCGCTGCGCAAAAAACGATGACATCATGCGACAATCAGGCAAAAGGAACAGAAAACAGCGTCGACAACGACCTTTTTCTCGCCATTTTTGACAATGTTGAACGTTGCAGGAGGCACCCATGTTCAGAAAATTCTTTGCCGTCGCCCTTGGCGCGGCCATGCTTCTTTCCGGCGCGATGGCGGGCGACGCCCTGGCCGCCAAATTCGTCACCATCGGCACCGGCGGCATCACCGGCGTGTACTATCCCACGGGCGGAGCCATCGCCAAGATCATCAACGCCAAGAAGGACATGTACAACATCCGCGCCAGCGTGGAATCCACCGGAGCTTCCAAGTTCAACATCAACGCCATCAACAACGGCGATCTTGAATTCGGCATCGCTCAGGCCGACACTCAGTATCAGGCCTACAAGGGCGTCGGCGACTGGGAAGGCAAGCCCGTGACCAAACTGCGCTTCGTGTTCGCCCTCGCGCCCGAAGCCGTGACCTTCGTGGCCGCCGAGGATTCCGGCATCAAGAGCCTCGCCGACGTCAAGGGCAAAATCATCAACCTCGGCGATCCCGGTTCGGGCAACCGCATCAACGCCCTCCAGGTCTTCAAGGAAGTGGGCCTCGAACCCGGCAAGGACTTCCGCGGCGAAGGCCTCAAGCCCGCCGACGCGCCCCACACACTTCAGGACGGCCGCATCGACGGCTTCTTCTACACGCTGGGCCATCCCAACGGCAACATCAAGGAAGCCACGGCCGGCAAGCGCAAGTGCCGCATCGTGCCCATCACCGGCATGGACAACCTGCTCAAGGAGTGCCCCTACTACTCCAAGACCTTCATTGACATGAGTCAGTATCCCGACGCCTCCAACGCTTCCGACGGCAAGGTGGAAACCATCGGTATGCTCGCCACCTTCGTGACCTCCGCCGATACTCCCGACGACATCGTGTACGCCATCACCAAGGAAGTGGTGGAAAACCTCGACGAATTCAAGAAGCTGCATCCGGCGCTCGAATCCATCACCAGGGAAAGCCTGCTGGAAGGCCGCACCGCTCCCTTCCATCCCGGCGCAGAAAAGTACTTCAAGGAAGTCGGCCTGATCAAGTAGCAACGCCGCGTCCGCGCCCTTTGCTCCTTCTGGCGGCTGCTTTGGCGGGGGTCGGGTCTGGCCCGCCCCCGCGCGCCGTCTTTTGTTTTTCCTAACCTGCGGGACACTCTCTCATGCCTCAAAAACACATTCAGACCACTCCGGCCGGAGACAAGTACAAGGAAGATCTGGCCCACGCCGAGCACGGCATGCGCGGCGACACCATGGGCATTACGGCGAAGATCACCTTCGTCATCGCCCTTTGCTGGTCGCTCTTCCAGATGGCCAGCGCGAGCTTTCTGCTCATCGACTCCATCTTTGTGAAGGCCATTCATCTGGCCTTTGCCATCACCCTCGTTTACTTCAACATTCCCATGCTCAAGCCCTCGTCCTCCTCGCGATGGGACCTGCGCATTCTGCTGGCCATGAACAGAGTGACCGTCATGGACTACATTCTCGGCATCATGGCTGCCGTGGCCGCGCTCTACATCTTTCTGGATTACGCCGGACTCTCCTCCCGTCCCGGCGCGCCCAACGCCCGCGACATCCTCATGGGCATTCTGCTCGTGGTTCTGCTGCTCGAAGCCACCCGCCGCGTGCTCGGTCCGGCGCTGCCCATCATCTGCACAGTTTTCATTCTGTACGTGTTCACCGGGCCCTACCTGCCCGATTTTCTGGCCTTCAAGGGCGCGTCGCTCTCCCGATTCATCTCGCAGATAACCATGGACACGCAGGGCGTGTACGGCATTCCGCTTCAGGTTTCCGCCACCGTGGTCTTCCTGTTCGTGCTCTTCGGCACCATGCTCGACCGCGCAGGCGGCGGCACCTTCTTCACGCAGCTCGCCATCAGCGGTCTCGGCAGATACCGCGGCGGCGCGGCCAAGGCCGCCGTGTTCAGTTCCGCCCTCTCCGGCATGGTGTCCGGCTCCAGCATCGCCAACGTGGTCACCACCGGCACCTTCACCATTCCGCTCATGAAGCGCGTGGGCTATCCCGCCGTGAAGGCCGCCGCCATCGAAGTAGCGTCGTCGGTCAACGGTCAGCTTGCGCCGCCCGTCATGGGCGCGGCCGCCTTCATCATTGCCGAATACGTGAACGTGCCCTATATCGAAGTGGCCAAGGCGGCCGCCATTCCGGCCTTCGCCTCCTACGCCGCCCTGCTCTGGATCACCCATGTGGAAGCCTGCAAGCTCGGTCTGCGCGGGCTCTCCAAAGACGAGCTGCCCCGCACCTGGGAGGTGCTGCGCGGCGGACTGCATTTTCTCTTTCCTCTGGCCATGCTGCTCTATGAGCTCATCGCCCTGCAGCATTCCGCCGAGCTTTCCGTGTTCCGCGCCATTCTCGTGCTCGCGGTCATCATGATCTTTCAGCCCGTGTGCGTCGCCGTGGTGCGCAAGACCTCCAAGTGGCAGGCCTTCAAGGAAGGCCTCAAGCTGACCGTCTCCTCCATGGCCGCCGGAGCCAACAACATGGCCGGCGTGGCACTGGCCACGGCTTCGGCAGGCATCATCGTGGGATGCGTCTCTCTCGGTCTCGGCCAGCAGATCACCTCGTTTGTGGAAGTGCTTTCCATGGGCAACATCTTCCTGCTGCTCATCATCACCGCCGCCGCAAGCCTGCTGCTCGGCATGGGTCTTCCCACCACCGCAAACTACATCATCATGGCCTCGCTCACCGCTCCCGTGCTCGTGGAACTGGCTTCCGGCTTCAGCATTCACGGCGTGCAGCTCGCCGTGCCCCTCATGGCCGCGCATCTGTACTGCTTCTATTTCGGCATTCTCGCCGACGACACGCCCCCCGTCGGCCTTGCCGCCTACGCCGGAGCCGCCATTGCGAACGCCTCCCCCATCGCCGTGGGCATTCAGGGCTTCTTCTACGACATACGCACAGCCCTGCTGCCGCTGGTGTTCATCTTCAACCACGACATCATCCTCTGGAACATCAACAGCCTGCCCGAAGCCGTCATGATCTTCTGCATGACCTCGCTCGGCATGGTCTGCTTCTCCTCCATGATTCAGGGATGGTTCATCACGAAGACCAGCCTGCTCGACCGGCTGCTTCTTCTCGGCGCTTCGGTGGTTCTCATGTATCCCGCCCTGCTCACCGGCTTCTTCCTGCCTCAGGAACAGCGGCATTTCGGCTATCTGGCGGGCCTTGCCCTCATGACTCTCGCGTATCTGCGGCAGAAGGCGGGCGCACGCACGGCGTCCGGGGAGGCAGCGGCATGAAAAGAAGAACCGGCATCATCGCCAAGCGCTCCCTGCGCCCCAGAGCGATGAAAAAAATCGTTGACGGCAACGTGCAGCAGGAACTGCAGTGCGCACACTGCAAGACCATATTCCCCGACTACCTCGGCCGCTGCCCCGAATGCGGCAGCGACGAATGGACCGCCCTCGTGGAAGTGAACCCCTACGCCCGCGTGCCCATGGAAAGCATCATCAAAGGCTGCGCGCATCTGCTCTGGATGCTCGGCATTCTGGGCTTCTTCGTCTTCGTGTGGCAGATGGACGATCCCGATCCGGACGTGTGTCTGCTGTACCTGTACGGCGGCGTGGCCACGCTGGTGGTGTGCATACTCGTTTCCGCCGCGTTCTTCAGCCTGAGCGAGCTCATGCGCCGAACGCTGCGCATCCAGCGACGCCTCAAGGTCTTCCACGAACACTACAACGAAACCCACCCCGTCAAGCACATCTGGAAAACACACATCAACAGCTAAACATCCCCGACAGATGAATCTCCCTCACTCCCGTCCCGCGGCCAAAGCTCCGGGGCGGGAGTTTTTTCATGCGCCCCGCAGGCTTTTCCTGCCGCCGGACCCGCCCAGTCTGCACGGGCCGCACCTGCCGACTTCCCCGGTCGCCGAGGACCCGCAGGCTGCACGGACTGCCCATGTCTCCGAGTACATCCCCTTCCGATGGTCACGCAGGCCGCACCGTCTGCGCAGGCCGAATGTCTTCACAGACCGGAAGTCCGCGCCAGGCCGAGCCCTTCCGCGCGCCTAATTCCCAAAGCTTCCGCCCGAAAAGCGCCTTGAACGCCGTCCGGATGTCTTTCCGTGCAGTCTCTTCTTCCCCCGCCCAGAACATCGCCGCCGGACTTCCGCCGATGCCTCCCCCCCTGTCGCGCTCCGACCGCACAAATTCGTGGCGCGAGGCTTCATGCGTTTTTGCGCGCCAAATGCCCGCAGGCCCGGCAACAAGGCAGACGGACGACTCGGCAAACAAACGGATCGGCGTAACTCTCCCCGCGCAGGATTCTCCGCTGCCGGACGCCTTGCTTCTCCCCCGCACAAGCGTGAAAGCCCGGGAACGCGCCTGCCTTGCGCCCCCCCCTCATGAACGACGAAGGGCGACGGATGACTCCGTCGCCCTTCTGCGCCGCGCGGCAGGCCCGCCAGCGTCGGACTTACTGTTTCGGCAGATAATCCCTCAGCGCCTTGTTCCCCGGCTCCGCACTGAAGCTCAGCGGCAGCTCATCGGGGTTCAGGGAAGCCAGCGTCAGCGCCTCCATGAAATTCATGGGCTGCGCCGGAGCAATGACCATGCGCATCACGCCGGGCTTTTCAAACATGACAAGCAGCGCCTCGCCGAGCTCGCGCACGGGCCGTTCCTTTTCCTTCGCCATCTTTCCGAGCAGCATCGAAAGCTCGGCAAGTTCGCGCTCCGCCGTCGAATCGCCCCACCGGGCCGCAATTTCCACGCTCATGGGCAGCAGGCCGGAATCCCGATACGTCACGTTCACGTTCTTCAGCCTCATGCTGGTCATGAACTCGTTGAGCCCGGCCCTGTCATCGGACGTGATCGCGTTCACCAGCCCGCGAAGATCGCCCTGCAGCGCCATGTCGCCTTCCAGGGAGCCGAGGCCCTCCACCTCGTACCGAACCTTGCCGGAACACGCTTCCCGGCTCACCAGGCTGTCGCTCGACGCGTTCAGCGTGAGGCCGTCCGGAGCATAGCGGGAAATGATGTCGGCCTCCTCCATCGTTTTCGGGAACGTCATCTTCAGGCCGGAAAGATCCGTGACATAACGGCTCGCGCCCGGCTCCGTCATGGACAGTCGATAGTCGAAGCTCTTCATGGTCACGGAAAAGACCGCAGGCTCTGCGCCTTTCTCTTCGGGCGCATCCTGAACGCTCGGGGAGCCGCCTTCAAAGACCGCAGGCGCTTCTTCCGGCGTATCCTGGAAGTTCAGGGAGCCGCCTTCCATGAAAATGCGGCCGACGGGCATGTGATCCTGATAGGCCTCTCCTATGATGCGATCCATCTCCGTAAAGATCTGCTCGCCGACATCGCCGAACAGATCGTCCTCGCTGACGGCGTCAATTTTTTTGCTCACCTTGAGAAATTCCGCCACCAGCTCCGGCTCGGGCATGCGGATG includes the following:
- a CDS encoding SNF2-related protein gives rise to the protein MNRREEVAARGLAENFIQNTIPEYITEYGRAIEAEGNLSKFTLRFENDVWTVESTVQGEDFEAYSPVVHINLAEQRVDSMCNCMEAFNGPCRHVAATAIHFINSLDISEGKADPAPAPREDWRQSFRHFFGGTFEPETGRHYFLFRFFPEPGRLSVEFFRARQNKTGLSSVRQEVTLDQILRNPEWCEHSPELPVVCRQIAQYLDYYGHRVEIPDGLLSWFFWAIRKEDYLYWKDTEIPCRIESSPMALKLRPSLDDDGLRFDVLLQREGKKPFSIIDEEPDESGDIPAPAHEGATFHGQMPLWVCWNQGFYPVQTCLNHHVIQALVHKGPVIPQEDIPEFLDRVWTSLPASELYEQDEFLKIMEPVFQPATYNPKLFLDEEGSLLTLEVQNIYETLHGEFTLPGPNPDFQTGSYVYEGKTFLVRRNQVEENALITQLSDMRFQPRSSRLWFMEPEEAISFLLDSYPTLLENWRVYGEATLSRYKVRASTPVINASVESNEKEKWFSLDISVDYDGQNLPLDRIWKAWLKGKRYVQLKDGSYASLPESWLEKLAHKLKVLGLDPAKPPKQKFKQYEAPVLDNLLEDLPGALEDSFWSKLRDNIRNFHEVKQIETPKGLQASLRPYQLQGISYLNFLNEYGFGGILADEMGLGKTIQTLAFVQHMVNHGSQGPNLIVVPTSVLPNWDREASKFVPGLSRVIVYGTRREGLFRKIATSDLVITTYALLRRDMEELEQHEFNSIILDEAQNIKNPNTITARSVRQINAKMRLCLSGTPIENNLFELWSLFEFLMPGFLGSQHAFQRGVIKPIKEGDAETLEYLRSRVKPFILRRTKAEVVKDLPPKVENVMYCALEEEQAELYASLARKLREQVLADVDKKGMAKSQMSILDALLKLRQICCHPKLLKLDMPGFNANMPSGKFEAFKDMILDIVEEGHKVLVFSQFVQMLQQIRAWLQMTDIPFCYLDGSSKDRLEQVDRFNNTPSIRIFLISLKAGGTGLNLTSADYVIHYDPWWNPAVESQATDRAHRIGQSRQVFSYKLICQNTVEEKILKLQEMKRGVAEAVIPGQESWKSLTREDLEMLFEV
- a CDS encoding translation initiation factor IF-2 gives rise to the protein MKRRTGIIAKRSLRPRAMKKIVDGNVQQELQCAHCKTIFPDYLGRCPECGSDEWTALVEVNPYARVPMESIIKGCAHLLWMLGILGFFVFVWQMDDPDPDVCLLYLYGGVATLVVCILVSAAFFSLSELMRRTLRIQRRLKVFHEHYNETHPVKHIWKTHINS
- a CDS encoding metalloregulator ArsR/SmtB family transcription factor codes for the protein MDMLLSRRLPDRSYIEAQARIFKALGHPSRLMMAEALTRGPMCVAELQRLVGADMSTISRHLAVLKAAEIVTDEKRGLHVYYALKLSCLGQFLTATSATLDKKAQARQARLTAMMAP
- a CDS encoding peptide-binding protein gives rise to the protein MAFFVRICGAAEENFSLPAQPEYGGSILMGSIGEPSNLIPYLASDSASAEVAGLLYTSPLEYDKDFNIIKCAAEEWEVLEGGLFMRFRLKEGLVWQDGHPLTADDVTFTYRLMTDPKTPTAYAADFLNVKEYRQTGPLSFEVRYDAPYARAAITWMHPILPKHILEHENIASTRYARNPIGAGPFKLKSWEPGSRIVLEANDRYFKGRPYLDEVIYRIIPDSTTMFLEASAGKLDFVGLSPQQYLRQTQGEWWEKNWRKYKYLASGYTYLGLNQKSPFFKDRRVRQALSCAIDRKGIIKGALLGMGEPAFGPYKPGTWVYNTSLKAYDYDPERARRLLAEAGWTMGKDGILEKDGLPFEFTILVNQGNNERIKVAVILQQMFRAVGVKVSIRTVEWAAFLKEFVDTRKFDALILAWNILDDPDIYDVWHSSAAEGHGLNFVGFCNEEVDRLLEKGRALADREQRKAIYDRFQEILHEEQPYLFLYVPYSLPMVQARFQGIQPAPAGITYNFDRWWVPRALQQ
- a CDS encoding TRAP transporter permease, translating into MPQKHIQTTPAGDKYKEDLAHAEHGMRGDTMGITAKITFVIALCWSLFQMASASFLLIDSIFVKAIHLAFAITLVYFNIPMLKPSSSSRWDLRILLAMNRVTVMDYILGIMAAVAALYIFLDYAGLSSRPGAPNARDILMGILLVVLLLEATRRVLGPALPIICTVFILYVFTGPYLPDFLAFKGASLSRFISQITMDTQGVYGIPLQVSATVVFLFVLFGTMLDRAGGGTFFTQLAISGLGRYRGGAAKAAVFSSALSGMVSGSSIANVVTTGTFTIPLMKRVGYPAVKAAAIEVASSVNGQLAPPVMGAAAFIIAEYVNVPYIEVAKAAAIPAFASYAALLWITHVEACKLGLRGLSKDELPRTWEVLRGGLHFLFPLAMLLYELIALQHSAELSVFRAILVLAVIMIFQPVCVAVVRKTSKWQAFKEGLKLTVSSMAAGANNMAGVALATASAGIIVGCVSLGLGQQITSFVEVLSMGNIFLLLIITAAASLLLGMGLPTTANYIIMASLTAPVLVELASGFSIHGVQLAVPLMAAHLYCFYFGILADDTPPVGLAAYAGAAIANASPIAVGIQGFFYDIRTALLPLVFIFNHDIILWNINSLPEAVMIFCMTSLGMVCFSSMIQGWFITKTSLLDRLLLLGASVVLMYPALLTGFFLPQEQRHFGYLAGLALMTLAYLRQKAGARTASGEAAA
- a CDS encoding NAD-dependent protein deacylase, whose product is MTLTELLSNAKHAVVLTGAGISTLSGIPDFRGAGGLYTRTDIDANKLFDLDYFMKDPTYYYEHSKDFLYNLEEKEPNIVHKTLARLEKEGIIHAVITQNIDLLHQKAGSKKVLELHGSPLLHHCLRCGKSWTFEEIAPRVRAGEVPVCDKCGGIVKPDIVFFGEGLPEYALTEAEREARAADLMLVLGTSLTVYPAAAVPEITLQSGGKIAIINRDPTHLDRYATWIGRDLKKEMEELKI
- a CDS encoding TAXI family TRAP transporter solute-binding subunit; translation: MFRKFFAVALGAAMLLSGAMAGDALAAKFVTIGTGGITGVYYPTGGAIAKIINAKKDMYNIRASVESTGASKFNINAINNGDLEFGIAQADTQYQAYKGVGDWEGKPVTKLRFVFALAPEAVTFVAAEDSGIKSLADVKGKIINLGDPGSGNRINALQVFKEVGLEPGKDFRGEGLKPADAPHTLQDGRIDGFFYTLGHPNGNIKEATAGKRKCRIVPITGMDNLLKECPYYSKTFIDMSQYPDASNASDGKVETIGMLATFVTSADTPDDIVYAITKEVVENLDEFKKLHPALESITRESLLEGRTAPFHPGAEKYFKEVGLIK